The proteins below are encoded in one region of Cololabis saira isolate AMF1-May2022 chromosome 21, fColSai1.1, whole genome shotgun sequence:
- the paqr4a gene encoding progestin and adipoQ receptor family member 4a isoform X1 produces MDLRLSHPHPRRLDRLLAPCVPAESPRAPPNLPDTSGVNSVEAKILVAVLLLNVYAGVQHLYLCGGVLLAGCCVAMAMLSGPRLLDWASSPPHLQFNKYVLTGYRPVASVHDCVRSLFYLHNELGNIYTHGIPLLCFLVLLPLNIPWSQISVTWLGVVHFLACLSPQLGSVLYHLFMNHEGGEPVYHTLLKLDVCGICMINTLGALPIVYSTLLCYPFIRTVALLVYILLSSHAIYCAVTARSSVRRLRSFAWQALFRFSFFLLRWAGVGGGSPTSLRHFLMMDALAVLGGVINISRIPERFRPGLFDYWCNSHQIMHVLVVGSILYLHWGVLDDLLWINSYNCPSD; encoded by the exons ATGGACCTGCGGCTCTCGCATCCTCATCCTCGCCGCCTGGACCGCCTTCTCGCCCCATGCGTCCCCGCGGAGAGCCCGCGAGCCCCCCCGAACCTCCCCGacaccagtggcgtcaattcagtggaagctaag ATCCTGGTCGCCGTGCTGCTGCTGAACGTGTACGCGGGCGTGCAGCACCTGTACCTGTGCGGCGGGGTCCTGCTGGCGGGCTGCTGCGTTGCCATGGCGATGCTGAGCGGCCCGCGCCTGCTGGACTGGGCCAGCTCTCCTCCGCACCTGCAGTTTAACAAGTACGTCCTGACCGGGTACCGGCCCGTGGCGTCCGTGCACGACTGCGTCCGCAGCCTGTTCTACCTGCACAACGAGCTGGGGAACATCTACACGCACG gCATCCCTTTGCTCTGCTTCCTGGTGCTGCTGCCGCTCAACATCCCCTGGTCTCAGATCAGCGTCACCTGGCTGGGCGTGGTTCACTTCCTGGCCTGCCTGTCGCCCCAGCTGGGCTCCGTCCTGTACCACCTCTTCATGAACCACGAGGGCGGCGAGCCCGTCTACCACACCCTCCTGAAGCTCGACGTGTGCGGCATCTGCATGATCAACACGCTGG GGGCTCTGCCCATCGTCTACAGCACCTTACTGTGCTACCCGTTCATCCGCACCGTGGCGCTGCTCGTCTACATCCTGCTGTCCAGCCACGCCATCTACTGCGCCGTCACGGCCCGCAGCAGCGTGCGGCGGCTGCGCTCCTTCGCCTGGCAGGCTCTGTTCCGCTTCTCCTTCTTCCTGCTGCGCTGGGCGGGCGTGGGCGGCGGCAGCCCCACCTCGCTCCGCCACTTCCTCATGATGGATGCGTTGGCCGTGCTGGGCGGGGTCATCAACATCAGCCGCATCCCGGAGCGCTTTCGGCCGGGCCTCTTTGACTACTGGTGCAACAGCCACCAGATCATGCACGTACTGGTGGTGGGCTCCATCCTGTATCTGCACTGGGGCGTCCTGGACGACCTGCTGTGGATCAACAGCTACAACTGTCCCTCCGACTGA
- the paqr4a gene encoding progestin and adipoQ receptor family member 4a isoform X2, which yields MISHKILVAVLLLNVYAGVQHLYLCGGVLLAGCCVAMAMLSGPRLLDWASSPPHLQFNKYVLTGYRPVASVHDCVRSLFYLHNELGNIYTHGIPLLCFLVLLPLNIPWSQISVTWLGVVHFLACLSPQLGSVLYHLFMNHEGGEPVYHTLLKLDVCGICMINTLGALPIVYSTLLCYPFIRTVALLVYILLSSHAIYCAVTARSSVRRLRSFAWQALFRFSFFLLRWAGVGGGSPTSLRHFLMMDALAVLGGVINISRIPERFRPGLFDYWCNSHQIMHVLVVGSILYLHWGVLDDLLWINSYNCPSD from the exons ATGATCTCCCACAAGATCCTGGTCGCCGTGCTGCTGCTGAACGTGTACGCGGGCGTGCAGCACCTGTACCTGTGCGGCGGGGTCCTGCTGGCGGGCTGCTGCGTTGCCATGGCGATGCTGAGCGGCCCGCGCCTGCTGGACTGGGCCAGCTCTCCTCCGCACCTGCAGTTTAACAAGTACGTCCTGACCGGGTACCGGCCCGTGGCGTCCGTGCACGACTGCGTCCGCAGCCTGTTCTACCTGCACAACGAGCTGGGGAACATCTACACGCACG gCATCCCTTTGCTCTGCTTCCTGGTGCTGCTGCCGCTCAACATCCCCTGGTCTCAGATCAGCGTCACCTGGCTGGGCGTGGTTCACTTCCTGGCCTGCCTGTCGCCCCAGCTGGGCTCCGTCCTGTACCACCTCTTCATGAACCACGAGGGCGGCGAGCCCGTCTACCACACCCTCCTGAAGCTCGACGTGTGCGGCATCTGCATGATCAACACGCTGG GGGCTCTGCCCATCGTCTACAGCACCTTACTGTGCTACCCGTTCATCCGCACCGTGGCGCTGCTCGTCTACATCCTGCTGTCCAGCCACGCCATCTACTGCGCCGTCACGGCCCGCAGCAGCGTGCGGCGGCTGCGCTCCTTCGCCTGGCAGGCTCTGTTCCGCTTCTCCTTCTTCCTGCTGCGCTGGGCGGGCGTGGGCGGCGGCAGCCCCACCTCGCTCCGCCACTTCCTCATGATGGATGCGTTGGCCGTGCTGGGCGGGGTCATCAACATCAGCCGCATCCCGGAGCGCTTTCGGCCGGGCCTCTTTGACTACTGGTGCAACAGCCACCAGATCATGCACGTACTGGTGGTGGGCTCCATCCTGTATCTGCACTGGGGCGTCCTGGACGACCTGCTGTGGATCAACAGCTACAACTGTCCCTCCGACTGA